A genomic region of Papaver somniferum cultivar HN1 chromosome 7, ASM357369v1, whole genome shotgun sequence contains the following coding sequences:
- the LOC113293194 gene encoding cytochrome c oxidase subunit 5C-like, translated as MAGGRIAHANLKGPSVVKEICIGIALGLVAGGTWKMHHWNEQRKVRSFYELLEKGEIGVVAEE; from the coding sequence ATGGCTGGCGGTAGAATTGCTCATGCAAATTTGAAGGGACCTAGTGTGGTCAAGGAGATCTGTATTGGGATCGCTCTTGGTTTGGTTGCTGGTGGTACGTGGAAGATGCATCACTGGAATGAGcaaagaaaagtgaggtcattttATGAGTTGCTTGAAAAGGGTGAGATCGGTGTTGTTGCAGAAGAATAG